From the Anguilla anguilla isolate fAngAng1 chromosome 8, fAngAng1.pri, whole genome shotgun sequence genome, one window contains:
- the LOC118233428 gene encoding palmitoyltransferase ZDHHC3-like — MGSPAHRCRDIERQAGYLQPEHCAPPPPRTADAGDMWFIRDACGIVCGVITWMLVFYAEFVVVFVMLLPSKSLVYSLVNGTLFNGLAFLALASHFRAMCTDPGAVPKGNATKEFIESLQLKPGQVVYKCPKCCSIKPDRAHHCSVCKRCIRKMDHHCPWVNNCVGENNQKYFVLFTMYIALISLHSLMMVVFHFLFCLEEDWTKCSTFSPPATVILLILLSFEGLLFLIFTSVMFGTQVHSICTDETGIEQLKKEERRWAKKTKWMNMKVVFGHPFSIAWLSPFSVPDHGKADPYQYIV; from the exons ATGGGGAGCCCAGCGCACCGCTGCAGGGACATTGAGAGGCAGGCGGGCTACCTGCAGCCCGAGCActgtgcccctcccccgccccgcaccGCTGACGCCGGCGACATGTGGTTCATCCGCGACGCCTGCGGCATCGTGTGCGGGGTCATCACCTGGATGCTGGTCTTCTACGCCGAGTTTGTGGTGGTCTTCGTCATGCTGCTGCCCTCCAAGAGCCTGGTCTACAGCCTGGTCAACGGGACGCTCTTCAACGGCCTGGCCTTCCTCGCCCTGGCCTCCCACTTCAGGGCCATGTGCACCGACCCT ggtgCAGTGCCAAAAGGAAACGCAACGAAGGAGTTCATTGAAAGCCTGCAGCTGAAGCCAGGTCAGGTGGTCTATAAGTGTCCCAAGTGCTGCAGCATCAAGCCTGACCGGGCGCATCACTGCAG CGTCTGCAAACGCTGCATCCGCAAGATGGACCACCACTGCCCCTGGGTCAACAACTGTGTAGGAGAGAACAACCAGAAGTACTTTGTGCTATTcaca ATGTACATCGCGCTGATATCACTGCACTCACTGATGATGGTGGTCTTCCACTTCCTCTTCTGCCTGGAAGAAGACTGGACGA aGTGCAGCACCTTCTCGCCTCCAGCGACTGTCATCCTGCTCATCCTGTTGTCTTTTGAGGgactcctcttcctcattttCACTTCTGTGATGTTCGGGACCCAAGTCCATTCCATCTGTACCGATGAAACG GGGATAGAGCAGTTGAAAAAGGAAGAGCGAAGATGGGCTAAAAAAACTAAGTGGATGAATATGAAGGTAGTGTTCGGGCACCCCTTCTCTATAGCGTGGCTCAGCCCCTTCTCCGTGCCCGACCACGGGAAGGCCGACCCCTACCAATACATTGTCTGA
- the exosc7 gene encoding exosome complex component RRP42, producing the protein MATVQVSEAEKVYIMHGVRDDLRVDGRGCEDYRHMEIETDVVSNTDGSAKVTLGHTAILVGIKAEIRKPRPMVPDEGYLEFFVDCSANATPEFEGRGGEELGTELSNTLYKVFNNRNSIDLRTLCISPGEHCWVLYVDVLLLQCDGNLFDAISVAVKAALFNTRISKVHISEDEEGGKEIELSDDPYDCMRLNVENVPCIVTLCKVGHRHVVDATLLEKACSVASLLISVTHRGTVTCVRKVGGGSLDPESIFEMMETGKRVGKALHAPLMEVLQKEESLGNKRQKVGFLG; encoded by the exons ATGGCTACTGTACAAGTGAGTGAAGCAGAGAAGGTGTATATAATGCACGGAGTTCGG GATGATCTACGGGTTGATGGAAGGGGATGTGAGGACTACAGACACATGGAGATCGAAACCGACGTGGTGTCAAATACAGACGGGTCTGCAAAAGTCACACTG GGGCACACAGCTATCCTTGTGGGGATAAAGGCAGAAATCAGAAAGCCCAGGCCAATGGTGCCAGATGAAGGTTATCTGGAGTTTTTTGTTGATTG CTCTGCAAACGCTACTCCAGAGTTTGAGGGCCGTGGTGGGGAGGAGCTGGGGACTGAACTGAGCAACACTCTGTACAAAGTGTTCAACAACAGGAACAGCATTGATCTACGGACACTCTGCATTAGCCCGGGAGAACACTGCTGGGTGCTGTACGTCGATGTACTG TTGCTTCAGTGTGATGGAAACCTGTTCGATGCTATCTCCGTGGCAGTTAAGGCAGCGCTCTTCAATACACG AATCTCTAAAGTGCACATCTCAGAGGATGAGGAAGGAGGCAAAGAGATTGAGCTGTCAGATGACCCCTATGACTGCATGAGGCTAAACGTGGAAAACGTGCCCTGCATTGTGACTCTGTGCAAG GTGGGTCACAGACATGTGGTGGACGCAACACTGCTGGAGAAGGCTTGCTCGGTGGCCAGCCTCTTGATCTCAGTCACGCACCGGGGGACAGTCACCTGCGTCAGGAAGGTGGGAGGGGGAAGCCTGGACCCTGAGAGTATTTTCGAGATGATGGAG ACAGGGAAGCGGGTGGGCAAGGCACTCCATGCGCCTCTCATGGAGGTCCTACAGAAGGAGGAAAGCCTGGGCAATAAGAGACAGAAAGTGGGCTTCCTTGGATGA
- the LOC118234337 gene encoding tetranectin-like, with the protein MDLKGACFVLCLLFLIHSSLQQSTPKKKTLRKESAKPSDIEELQKKVEEISKELLLLKEQQALQTVCLKGVKIHGKCFLADTEKKSFHTASEDCISKGGILSTPTSSEENDQLNDYVQKSIGRDTKIWLGINDMMTEGRWHDLTGSDVTYTNWETNQKPGSNPSQNCAVLSSASKGKWSDESCRADKAFVCQFNIV; encoded by the exons ATGGATCTCAAAGGAGCGTGCTTCGTTTTGTGCCTTCTCTTTCTTATCCACTCTTCTCTCCAACAGTCTACCCCAAAGAAGAAAACTCTGAGAAAAG AATCTGCCAAACCGAGCGACATCGAGGAGCTGCAGAAGAAGGTTGAAGAGATTAGTAAAGAGTTGTTGCTGCTGAAGGAACAGCAGGCTTTGCAGACAG TTTGCTTAAAGGGAGTCAAGATCCACGGAAAGTGCTTTCTGGCAGACACCGAGAAGAAGTCCTTTCACACAGCCAGTGAAGACTGCATCTCCAAGGGGGGCATACTTAGCACCCCCACATCCAGTGAAGAGAATGACCAACTGAACGACTACGTGCAAAAGAGCATAGGGCGCGACACAAAGATTTGGCTGGGCATCAATGACATGATGACCGAGGGTCGGTGGCACGATCTGACAGGCTCCGACGTGACCTACACCAACTGGGAGACCAACCAGAAACCAGGCAGCAACCCGTCTCAGAACTGCGCCGTCCTCTCCAGCGCGTCTAAGGGGAAGTGGTCCGATGAGAGCTGCCGCGCAGACAAGGCCTTTGTCTGCCAGTTCAACATTGTCTGA
- the cdcp1b gene encoding CUB domain-containing protein 1 has product MKFSTTNVALLLGTIVLLVSSISECLETSVTPEAGATVILGTSLPAEECSVCRVGGVNGSELACSSTLTLQPDENVILQYNCSNPHEAFTVEIQKTIECTKDSCSPAAGETQSSLFTDFKRTFIWNLTGAPETEFGLDFPEDGLKKIAPPETCPDQYQYTMVSTLPSGDVRTEMFCRNGPVSHVDLPNKATVSLQVLGKENVNPSLFQITSKPLVKRSRKMLVAPDIDTAIYIRRVDTGSDCTVCSHEGSNPPKCSESLTLKSTQNVSVDFTCPQPQDTFEVEINRNIVCTETTCNGDVVLGEFPLFPEFNRTFTWDLRSPQLRAFQLDFLESGMKQVRSSESCPDQLSYSIITYQRSGPLTIGTFCRSGTITSVQVLYKGRLSVEVAGDRKVDPDTIKVLAGSEIRKLAVVDVKLPAQPAAAELFSANYPGHFPDDDLMTWVFTVPSKYNYSVNFLNYTAPRCLKKSVVVDYAKEGGKFTIGTKLTDLQPQGQQGSFTMSLTNCETDHRGNLPGLSLNFQVSVLKSSHPVLCNVDPQNNQEMTINIEKKDTGSHCEMKMDGVLKDKITVLPGTSAKLFFQDCIDEDLELTVSNTLGCQKWEECPVGGTLLNLPALPPCLPVPTQSITWHLMVPEDGTVDLLPSTDSLRQALPGQECQRMYSVVVAEEDGTPFGEFCPKGSISKVQIHSNVTVAVSPRALGRSQGSFFNVTFSREIAESYIFTLSPKVGTPAVVSTPNWPNTMRPSSTASWVVLLPPQYGANVAFTNISQPKCRDRHTSIKVQTLGSLEEMFSRREDEKQVEELSVPDSFYLNTSNCLPEKGDFNLLTSITLEKKSNNLLAIILGVVGGLLLLMFIVLAAVCVVIRKKKKKMAEQASIYIPKGNIFMPGDEHFPKSRANNESHVYASIEDAVVYGHLLQDPVYNGPVADQRDFYLPYAGPVDGNPLSGMEKAPGAGPEADMYRTFLDTSQGMGPPRPRTPVDRQESLGFLDRRMVNNELNTFKSNGDHTPLRLSAIEPQPAGDWEEEEEEQEEEEEM; this is encoded by the exons atgaagtttTCAACGACGAACGTCGCTCTGCTGCTGGGAACAATCGTACTATTGGTTTCAAGTATCTCAG AATGTCTGGAGACGTCTGTCACTCCTGAAGCAGGTGCAACTGTGATCTTGGGTACCTCCCTCCCTGCAGAGGAGTGCAGTGTCTGCAGAGTTGGGGGAGTCAATGGCTCTGAGTtagcctgctcctccacacTGACCCTACAGCCAGATGAGAATGTCATCCTCCAGTACAACTGTTCCAATCCTCATGAAGCCTTCACTGTTGAGATCCAGAAAACAATTG AATGTACTAAGGACTCCTGCAGCCCAGCCGCAGGTGAAACCCAGTCCTCTCTGTTCACGGACTTCAAAAGGACCTTCATTTGGAATCTGACTGGTGCCCCTGAGACCGAGTTCGGTTTGGACTTCCCTGAAGATGGGCTTAAGAAGATTGCACCACCTGAGACCTGCCCTGACCAATACCAGTACACTATGGTCAGCACACTGCCCAGTGGGGATGTCCGCACTGAGATGTTCTGCAGGAATGGCCCTGTCTCCCATGTAGATCTTCCCAACAAGGCCACAGTGTCCCTGCAAGTTCTGGGAAAGGAAAACGTGAACCCATCCCTGTTCCAAATCACCAGCAAACCTTTGGTCAAAA GGTCCAGAAAGATGCTCGTGGCTCCAGACATTGACACTGCCATCTACATCAGGAGGGTGGACACAGGGTcagactgcactgtgtgctCACACGAGGGCTCCAATCCTCCCAAGTGCTCCGAGAGTCTGACCCTGAAAAGCACTCAGAACGTCTCTGTGGACTTCACCTGCCCTCAGCCTCAGGACACCTTCGAAGTGGAGATAAACAGGAATATTG TATGTACGGAGACGACCTGCAATGGAGACGTAGTGCTAGGGGAATTCCCCCTCTTCCCGGAGTTCAACAGGACCTTCACTTGGGACCTGAGGTCTCCGCAGCTGAGAGCATTCCAACTGGACTTCTTAGAATCAGGAATGAAGCAGGTGCGTTCATCAGAGAGCTGTCCAGACCAGCTCTCCTACAGCATCATCACGTACCAGCGCTCGGGACCTCTCACTATTGGAACCTTCTGCCGAAGCGGCACCATCACCTCCGTCCAAGTGCTCTACAAGGGCCGGCTGTCCGTGGAGGTCGCAGGGGACAGGAAGGTGGATCCGGACACTATCAAGGTCCTCGCCGGGTCAGAGATCAGAA AGCTTGCTGTTGTCGATGTGAAGTTGCCTGCCCAGCCAGCGGCCGCGGAGCTCTTCTCTGCAAACTACCCTGGACACTTCCCGGACGATGACCTGATGACGTGGGTCTTCACAGTCCCATCGAAGTACAACTACTcggttaatttcctgaattacACAGCGCCCCGATGCCTGAAGAAGTCCGTGGTGGTGGATTATGCAAAGGAGGGCGGGAAGTTCACCATCGGGACTAAGCTGACCGACCTCCAACCCCAAGGCCAACAGGGCAGCTTCACAATGTCCCTCACCAACTGTGAGACGGATCACAGAGGAAACCTTCCGGGCCTTTCCCTAAACTTCCAAGTCTCTGTGCTCAAGAGCAGCCACCCAG TACTGTGCAATGTGGATCCTCAGAATAACCAAGAAATGACCATCAACATTGAGAAGAAAGACACAGGGTCTCACTGTGAGATGAAAATGGATGGGGTCCTCAAGGACAAAATTACTGTACTCCCAGGGACTAGTGCAAAGCTCTTCTTCCAGGACTGTATTGATGAGGATCTGGAACTGACCGTCAGCAATACCTTAG GGTGTCAGAAATGGGAGGAGTGTCCAGTGGGTGGGACTTTGCTCAAtctccctgccctgcccccatGTCTCCCTGTACCAACGCAAAGCATCACCTGGCACCTGATGGTCCCGGAGGATGGCACGGTGGATCTGCTGCCCTCTACAGACAGCCTCCGGCAGGCACTGCCCGGCCAGGAGTGCCAAAGGATGTACTCCGTCGTTGTGGCCGAGGAAGACGGGACCCCCTTCGGCGAATTCTGTCCGAAGGGCTCCATCAGCAAAGTGCAGATCCATTCAAATGTCACCGTCGCCGTGTCGCCCAGGGCCCTCGGCCGATCTCAGGGATCGTTCTTCAACGTCACTTTTAGCAGAGAGATCGCCG AGAGCTACATATTTACCTTGTCCCCAAAAGTGGGGACCCCGGCTGTGGTGAGCACCCCTAACTGGCCCAACACCATGAGGCCCTCCTCCACGGCATCGTGGGTGGTCTTGCTGCCCCCGCAGTACGGGGCCAACGTGGCATTCACCAACATCAGCCAGCCCAAGTGCAGAGACCGGCACACCAGCATCAAGGTGCAGACGCTGGGCTCCCTGGAGGAGATGTTCAGCCGGCGGGAGGACGAGaagcaggtggaggagctgaGCGTCCCGGACAGCTTCTACCTCAACACGTCCAACTGCCTGCCCGAGAAGGGCGACTTCAACCTGCTGACCAGCATCACGCTGGAGAAGAAGAGCA ACAACCTCCTGGCCATCATTCTGGGAGTAGTGGgtggcctgctgctgctgatgttcATTGTGctggctgcagtctgtgtggTCATCAG gaagaagaaaaagaaaatggctgagCAGGCATCCATCTACATTCCCAAGGGGAACATCTTCATGCCGGGTGACGAGCATTTCCCCAAATCCCGGGCCAACAACGAGTCGCACGTCTATGCCTCCATTGAAGACGCCGTGGTCTACGGTCACCTTCTGCAGGACCCTGTCTACAATGGGCCTGTGGCAGACCAGAGGGATTTTTACCTACCCTACGCTGGACCCGTCGATGGCAATCCACTCTCCGGCATGGAGAAGGCCCCGGGGGCAGGCCCGGAGGCAGACATGTACCGGACTTTCCTGGACACGTCCCAGGGCATGGGCCCGCCCAGGCCCCGCACGCCAGTGGACCGCCAGGAGAGCCTGGGCTTCCTGGATCGCCGCATGGTGAACAATGAGCTGAACACGTTCAAGAGCAACGGAGACCATACCCCCCTGCGTCTCTCTGCTATAGAGCCACAGCCGGCAGGAgactgggaggaggaggaggaggagcaggaggaagaggaggagatgtAG